In Duganella zoogloeoides, a single genomic region encodes these proteins:
- the kdpA gene encoding potassium-transporting ATPase subunit KdpA — translation MTTQSILLLVAFLAVLLALAWPLGVVLARVGDGSRVPGMGWLGGAERLLYRAAGIADKEGQPQGQGWKAYAVALLTFNALGAVAVYGLQRLQAFLPLNPQGLANVSPDSAFNTAVSFVANTNWQGYSGEQTMSYLTQMLVLTGQNFFSAATGIAVCYALIRGFSSRSTKSIGNFWADVTRSTLYVLLPLSVILAVFLAGQGVIQNFSAYKQVQLIEPVTYTQPKVDADNQPLKDAKGEPVTETLTTSTQTLAMGPVASQEAIKMLGTNGGGFFNANSAHPYENPTALTNFVQMLAIFLIPAGLCFAFGRMVGDRRQGWAVLGAMTVLFVAATLVVMGAEQQVHPALQALNIDQSASSLQSGGNMEGKETRFGISASTLFAAVTTAASCGAVNAMHDSFTPLGGMIPMVLMQFGEVIFGGVGSGLYGMLIFAILAVFIAGLMIGRTPEYLGKKIQAYEMKMTSIAILVTPTLVLAGTALAVMTDAGRAGILNPGAHGFSEILYALSSAANNNGSAFAGLSANTPFYNTLLAVAMWFGRFAVIVPILAVAGSLAGKQRLGANAGTMPTHGPMFIGLLIGVVVLVGVLNYVPALALGPVVEHLQMFAH, via the coding sequence ATGACCACCCAATCGATATTGCTGCTGGTCGCCTTCCTGGCCGTGCTGCTGGCGCTGGCCTGGCCGCTGGGCGTGGTGTTGGCGCGCGTGGGCGATGGTTCACGTGTGCCCGGCATGGGCTGGCTCGGTGGTGCGGAGCGCCTGCTGTACCGCGCCGCCGGCATCGCCGATAAAGAAGGCCAGCCGCAGGGCCAGGGCTGGAAAGCTTATGCCGTCGCGCTGTTGACATTCAATGCCCTCGGCGCCGTCGCAGTCTATGGCCTGCAACGCCTGCAAGCCTTCCTGCCGCTCAATCCCCAGGGCCTGGCCAATGTCAGCCCCGATTCGGCCTTCAACACCGCCGTCAGCTTCGTCGCCAATACCAACTGGCAAGGCTACAGCGGCGAGCAGACCATGAGCTACCTGACCCAGATGCTGGTGCTCACCGGCCAGAACTTCTTCTCGGCCGCCACCGGCATCGCCGTGTGCTACGCGCTGATACGCGGCTTTTCGTCGCGCTCGACCAAATCGATCGGCAATTTCTGGGCCGACGTCACCCGGTCGACCCTGTACGTGCTGCTGCCGTTATCCGTGATCCTGGCGGTCTTCCTGGCCGGCCAGGGCGTGATCCAGAACTTCTCCGCATATAAACAAGTGCAGTTGATCGAACCGGTCACGTACACCCAGCCGAAAGTGGACGCCGACAACCAGCCGCTCAAGGATGCCAAGGGTGAACCGGTCACCGAAACCCTGACCACCAGCACGCAAACCCTGGCCATGGGCCCGGTGGCGTCGCAGGAAGCGATCAAGATGCTGGGCACCAATGGCGGCGGCTTCTTCAACGCCAATTCGGCGCACCCGTATGAAAACCCGACCGCGCTGACCAACTTCGTGCAGATGCTGGCGATCTTCCTGATTCCGGCCGGCCTGTGCTTCGCGTTCGGCCGCATGGTCGGCGACCGCCGCCAGGGCTGGGCGGTGCTCGGCGCGATGACCGTGCTGTTCGTCGCCGCCACGCTGGTGGTGATGGGCGCCGAGCAGCAGGTTCACCCGGCGCTGCAAGCACTCAATATCGACCAGTCGGCCAGCAGCCTGCAATCGGGCGGCAATATGGAAGGCAAGGAGACGCGCTTCGGTATCAGCGCTTCCACCCTGTTTGCCGCGGTGACCACCGCTGCCTCGTGTGGCGCCGTCAATGCCATGCACGATTCGTTCACGCCGCTCGGCGGCATGATCCCGATGGTGCTGATGCAGTTCGGCGAAGTGATTTTCGGCGGCGTCGGTTCGGGCCTGTACGGCATGCTGATCTTCGCCATCCTGGCCGTGTTCATTGCCGGCCTGATGATCGGCCGCACGCCGGAATACCTGGGCAAGAAAATCCAGGCATATGAAATGAAGATGACGTCGATCGCCATCCTGGTCACGCCGACGCTGGTGCTGGCCGGTACCGCGCTGGCGGTGATGACCGACGCAGGCCGCGCCGGCATTCTCAACCCCGGCGCCCACGGCTTCTCCGAAATCCTGTATGCCCTCAGCTCCGCCGCCAACAACAACGGCAGCGCGTTTGCCGGCCTGTCCGCCAACACGCCGTTCTATAACACCTTGCTGGCGGTGGCCATGTGGTTCGGCCGCTTTGCCGTGATCGTGCCGATCCTGGCGGTGGCCGGTTCGCTGGCCGGCAAGCAGCGCCTGGGCGCCAACGCCGGCACCATGCCCACCCACGGCCCGATGTTCATCGGCCTGTTGATTGGCGTGGTGGTGCTGGTCGGCGTGCTCAATTACGTGCCGGCGCTGGCGCTCGGTCCCGTGGTTGAACACTTGCAGATGTTTGCTCATTAA
- a CDS encoding potassium-transporting ATPase subunit F, with translation MSIFYLIGGIASAGLLVYLVLALLKAEEL, from the coding sequence ATGAGCATCTTTTATCTGATCGGCGGCATCGCGTCCGCCGGGCTGCTGGTGTACCTGGTGCTGGCGCTGCTCAAAGCGGAGGAACTGTGA
- the dapA gene encoding 4-hydroxy-tetrahydrodipicolinate synthase: MNTSFRGIWVPLATPMDHGEIDLPHLQTLADRLIAGGAHGLVVCGTTGEASQLDLAEQSAVLSAVLETAHRRCPVLMGVGGSDTHAAAAKVREFDDTELAGYLVATPAYVRPSQEGLLRHFETIADATGRPIVLYNVPARTGVNLELATARTLAQRPQFAAIKEAGGSLRRMEELVRHTPLAMLCGDDALLFAALCAGGQGAISASAHIRVDLFVQVYDLVHAGHLAEAMTVFDHLLPVIRLLFSEPNPAPLKAALAMQGLLRDELRLPMTPASDNCRTQLAAALAALDAIPAYHSLEEVTA; encoded by the coding sequence ATGAATACTTCGTTTCGCGGCATCTGGGTGCCGCTGGCCACGCCCATGGACCACGGCGAGATCGACTTGCCCCACCTGCAGACGCTGGCCGACCGCCTGATCGCCGGCGGCGCCCACGGCCTGGTCGTCTGCGGCACCACCGGCGAGGCGTCGCAGCTGGACCTGGCCGAGCAATCGGCCGTGCTGTCGGCCGTGCTGGAAACGGCGCACCGCCGCTGCCCGGTCCTGATGGGCGTGGGCGGTAGCGACACCCATGCCGCCGCCGCCAAGGTCCGCGAGTTCGACGACACTGAACTGGCCGGCTACCTGGTCGCCACGCCCGCCTACGTGCGGCCATCGCAGGAAGGCCTGCTGCGCCATTTCGAGACCATTGCCGACGCCACCGGACGCCCCATCGTGCTGTACAACGTGCCGGCGCGCACGGGCGTGAACCTGGAACTGGCCACCGCGCGCACGCTGGCTCAACGTCCGCAGTTTGCCGCCATCAAGGAAGCCGGCGGCAGCCTGCGACGGATGGAAGAACTGGTGCGCCACACGCCGCTGGCCATGCTGTGCGGCGACGATGCGCTGCTGTTCGCGGCCCTGTGCGCCGGCGGTCAGGGCGCCATTTCCGCCTCGGCCCACATCCGCGTGGACCTGTTCGTGCAAGTCTACGACCTGGTCCACGCCGGCCACCTGGCCGAGGCGATGACCGTGTTCGACCACCTGCTGCCGGTGATCCGTTTGCTGTTCTCGGAGCCGAATCCCGCGCCCCTGAAAGCCGCGCTGGCCATGCAGGGATTGCTGCGCGACGAGCTGCGCCTGCCCATGACGCCAGCCAGCGATAACTGCCGCACCCAATTGGCCGCCGCGCTGGCGGCGCTGGACGCCATACCGGCGTATCATTCTCTGGAGGAGGTAACCGCATGA
- a CDS encoding TorF family putative porin, protein MNKLLLAAVLCAGFAAHAAQAQEAARPDNEVSFNAAVVSDYRYRGISQTRLQPAVQGGVDYVNNPTGLYIGAWTSSIKWTKDAGGDGDVELDLYAGKRGQVSDAVSYDVGVLTYVYPSNGLKHVAGFVNADTTEVYGQLGVGPAYVKYSHAVTNLFGFVDSKNSGYLDVGANIEAGEGFIINLHAGHQEVKNNQAADYTDWKVGATKDFGIVTGALAVVGTNASKTAYASPVNGKFTGKTALLLTISKTF, encoded by the coding sequence ATGAACAAATTACTACTTGCCGCCGTGCTGTGCGCCGGTTTTGCCGCCCATGCGGCGCAGGCCCAGGAAGCCGCCAGGCCCGATAACGAGGTCAGCTTCAACGCCGCCGTGGTGTCCGATTACCGCTATCGCGGCATCTCGCAAACACGCCTGCAGCCGGCCGTGCAGGGCGGCGTTGATTACGTCAACAACCCCACCGGCCTGTATATCGGCGCCTGGACGTCGTCGATCAAGTGGACCAAGGATGCCGGCGGCGACGGCGACGTGGAGCTCGACCTCTATGCCGGCAAGCGCGGGCAGGTGAGCGATGCCGTGTCGTATGACGTCGGTGTGCTGACCTATGTGTACCCGTCGAACGGCCTGAAACACGTCGCCGGCTTTGTCAACGCCGACACCACCGAGGTGTATGGCCAGCTCGGTGTCGGTCCCGCGTACGTCAAGTACTCGCACGCGGTGACCAACCTGTTCGGCTTCGTGGACAGCAAGAACAGCGGCTACCTCGACGTGGGCGCCAATATCGAGGCAGGCGAGGGCTTCATCATCAACCTGCATGCGGGCCATCAGGAGGTGAAGAACAACCAAGCGGCCGACTACACCGACTGGAAAGTGGGCGCGACCAAAGACTTCGGCATCGTTACCGGTGCGCTGGCCGTGGTAGGGACGAACGCCAGCAAGACCGCGTATGCGTCGCCGGTCAACGGCAAGTTCACCGGCAAGACTGCGCTGCTGCTCACCATCAGCAAGACCTTCTGA